In Pelodictyon luteolum DSM 273, the genomic stretch CTCAACCTGCGCCTGAGTGAAGTGACCGCCGCCATCGGTCTCGGCCAGCTTTCCAAAATCGACTTCATCCTCCGGAAAGCCAAAGAGAACAAGAAACAGATCAAGGACGCCATCCGGCACCTCCCGAACATCACCCTCCGTCCGTTTGCCGACGAGGATGGTTCTCAGGGCGATACCCTGATCTTCCGGGTCCGCGACCGTGAGGCGGCTCTCGGCTTCGAAGCGCATCTTATGGGGAAAGGATTCGGCACGAAAATCCTGCCCGAAGCCCTTGACTGGCACTTCGCCGGTGTCTGGGACCACCTTCTGAAGGCCTATGACCGTTACAGCGACAAAGACCTTGAGTCGCTCTGGCCGAAAACCGGCGCAATGCTCCGCAGCAGCATCTGCCTGAACATTCCGGTCCTCATGGATGATGACACGATAGCGCGGTTGAGCGCTGCCATCATTGCAGCGGCTGAAGAGATGGGATAGCAGGGGAGGGTATGCTGGATGGTCCGCATGAAAGCGGGTATAAAGAACAACAGCCTGTCGTTACGGACAGGCTGTTGTGTTGTTGGACACTGCCATTACCCATCCTCTGCCAGACACCCACCCCGGCAGAGGGGGGGGCGCTTCAGACCTGGCATCCGCTTCGTGAAGCACTGCTTATCCAGGGAACCATGACCCTGGAGGCCGGCATCTGTGGTCACATTCATTTTCCGGGCTGTTCGATCGGCGGCTTTCTCTTCTGCCAGTGTACGTTCTGTCGGGCGAAAAACGTTGAATGGTACTCAATAGTACCATGCCACTCCGGCCACGATGGCTGAGGATTCGATGCCGGCGTTCGCCCGGTCGGCGATATTGCCGTGCGAGAGATGTCTGAACCGGTAGCCGGTAAAGATTGCCATATCAGGTGATACGCGGTACTGGAGCCCTGCGCCTGCATGCGTGAGGAAGTTGAACCCCGAATGGCCCTGCTCCAGCGTGTCTATGCTGAGGTACATAGGCGCAATACCTGTTTCGGTATAGATCTCTATGGAGCGGTTCAGGGTATGCAGGTATCGCAGGCCGAGTCCGCAACCCGTTTCGACGCCGGTTTCCGGGTCCATGATGGTGTTGACGAATGGTTCTAGGGTAAACTGCAGCGAACTGCTGTTCCCCTTGATGCCGAAGAGCGGGTTCATGTTGAACCCGATTCTGACGAAAGCCGGGATAGCGGTGAGGCCATCGTGTGTTTCTTTCAGCGATCCCCACATGTAGCCGCTCCCGATGGCCAGTTCGGTGCGGTAGCTTCCGGGTGCTGTGTCCCTGTTTTCGTCTTGTTCGGATTCTGCGGCATTGCCTGTAACGGGAAGCAAGAGCCATACGGCCAGAAAGATGGCAAGAAGCCTGCTGCAGGGGTTAGTGTTCAGCTGCATGGTGAATGGTTGTTTTCGTGTGCAAATGGAGGCCTGTTGTGGTCGGTTCTCCAATTAATTGCTGCAACTTCAGTGCCACAGTGAAAGGCGTGGCAGGCTGCATCGGGGTATCGGCACGTCGGAAATCAAGGATGTGCTGTTTCTTTGTGTCCCTTAGCCTCAATCTGGCGAAGGGCTTCGATGATATCGTGAGCAGTTGCTTCTGCAATGGGGCGAGATCCGGGGAGCGGGAGGATATATCGCTTCATGCGGGAATGAATCATACGGGCGTGGCCTTTGGAGCAGTCCGTAGCGATGCCCGACTATGACTTGCGCGAACCAACGGCAGTCAAGATGACGGTATACGGAAGCGTCGTGGACCCTGCATACAGCAGAATGCTGATTCAGAAAACCGACTTGCCGCTCGATGAAATTCTTGCCTTGGACCGTGTCCGGAAAAAGTTGCCGCTTGCTGATGATGTGATTAAACGCTTGCG encodes the following:
- a CDS encoding acyloxyacyl hydrolase; translation: MQLNTNPCSRLLAIFLAVWLLLPVTGNAAESEQDENRDTAPGSYRTELAIGSGYMWGSLKETHDGLTAIPAFVRIGFNMNPLFGIKGNSSSLQFTLEPFVNTIMDPETGVETGCGLGLRYLHTLNRSIEIYTETGIAPMYLSIDTLEQGHSGFNFLTHAGAGLQYRVSPDMAIFTGYRFRHLSHGNIADRANAGIESSAIVAGVAWYY
- a CDS encoding phage integrase central domain-containing protein yields the protein MATDCSKGHARMIHSRMKRYILPLPGSRPIAEATAHDIIEALRQIEAKGHKETAHP